One Faecalicatena sp. Marseille-Q4148 DNA window includes the following coding sequences:
- a CDS encoding NUDIX hydrolase, with translation MSRFLENVAPFLGTGQKNAEGKTLEEFLEQYDPARYETPSCTTDAVIFSYKREEDLRKDFPGWKLLLIRRGNHPSIGYWALPGGFANMREDLDVTAKRELEEETNVTGLSMEQFATYGKMNRDPRTRVITTAYMALVKQDDLQVEAGDDAADAAWFSIRLNLLEEIREEDKNVRRYELLAACQEKAVTLRAVVRQKERIGLIREWDFTVEDGGEIAVDHAAIIVHALWILRERMKD, from the coding sequence ATGAGTAGATTTTTAGAAAATGTTGCCCCGTTTTTAGGAACGGGGCAAAAAAATGCAGAGGGAAAGACGCTGGAGGAATTTCTGGAGCAGTATGATCCTGCCAGATATGAGACGCCAAGCTGCACAACAGATGCAGTCATCTTTTCTTATAAAAGAGAAGAAGATTTAAGAAAAGATTTTCCGGGATGGAAACTGCTTTTGATCCGCCGGGGGAATCACCCTTCTATCGGTTATTGGGCACTTCCGGGAGGATTTGCAAATATGAGAGAAGATCTGGATGTGACAGCGAAGCGAGAGCTGGAAGAAGAAACAAATGTGACAGGACTTTCGATGGAACAGTTTGCCACTTATGGGAAGATGAACCGCGATCCACGCACGAGAGTCATCACAACAGCCTATATGGCTCTTGTAAAGCAGGATGATCTTCAAGTAGAAGCGGGAGATGATGCTGCAGATGCCGCATGGTTTTCCATCCGCCTGAATTTATTGGAAGAAATCCGGGAGGAAGACAAAAATGTGCGCAGATATGAGCTGCTGGCTGCGTGTCAGGAAAAAGCGGTTACACTGCGGGCAGTAGTACGGCAGAAAGAGCGGATCGGACTGATTCGGGAATGGGATTTTACAGTAGAAGACGGCGGTGAGATCGCGGTAGATCATGCAGCGATCATTGTTCATGCGCTGTGGATTCTGAGAGAGAGAATGAAAGATTAA